AGAGCGGAATTAAAAAAGGACTTGAGAAAGCCGTGCCGTTTGCGAGTTCAAATTTAAAAGAGTGGGATAGCTTTAAGGCAAGAGCGGTGGGTGATAAGCTAGTGGGCTTTATAATGAGTCCTGAATATATCAACAAATTAAACGACAAAAATCTATCAGTAGGTAGAGTTCAAACTCCTGCTCTAGCTTTAATAGTAAAGCGAGAGCTAGAGATCAAGGAATTTTTAGCGAGCGATGCAGCAAAGCAGATAGATTACAAGATCAAAGCCAAATTTAAAACCGCTGACGGCGTAGAATTTAGCGGAGTAAATGATAATATCTTTAAAAGTAAAGATGAAGCCAACGCCAAAATAGCCGAGCTTAACGGGCAAAATTTAGCAAAAGTCTATCAAATAGACGTAAAGCAGAGCCAAACAAAGCCGCATGCACCATTTAGAACAAGCCAGCTTCAAGAATATGCAAACAAAAGGCTAGGGTTTAGCTCGGATAAGACAATGAGCCTAGCTCAGAAGCTATTTGAAAAAGGGCTTATAACCTATCACAGAACCGACAGTAATAGTTTATCGGTTGAATTTATAAATGAAGTAGAGGCTAAATTTAAAGACCAAGAGTGGTATGAAAAAAGGGAATATAAGGCAGGAAGTCAAAGCCAAGCTGAAGCACACGAAGCCATAAGAATAAGTCATATCCACGACTATACAAGTATAGAGCAAATCGCCAAAGACGAGAGTTTAACGGATGATGAAAAAGCACTATATGAACTAATTTTTTTAAATTCGCTTCAAAGCCAAGCTAAAAATGCAATCAACGAAAATAAAATCTACGATATAGACATAAAGGCGTTAAGCTTCAAAGCAAAAACTACAAAATGCATATATCAGGGCTTTAAATCAGCCATAAAATATACGGCAGACGATGACGAAAGTGATGAAGCAGAAAAGATAGACCTAAATTTAAAGCAAGGCGATGAAATCCAAATTGTGGGCTATGAACTTCAAGAGGTAAGAAAACAAGCCCCGCAGCACTACAAAGAAAGCAACTTCATTTCCCTTTTAGAAAAAGAGGGTATCGGCAGACCAAGCACTTATGCTACGTTTTTACCGATACTCTTAAAAAGAGACTTCATAGCCATAGAAAAAAAGGGAAAGAGCGAAAATATCATAGCTACCAACAAAGGTATAAATTTTATACAAAATGTCAAGGTTAATGACGACTGGATCACACAGAGCGAATTTACCAAACAAATGGAAAGCGTGCTGGATGAAATCAGTAACGGCAACGTAAGTTATTTGGACTTCATAAAACCGCTACACGAGAAAATGGGCTTTAAAAAGCTAAGCTCGAGCGAAATAAAACCTCCAAGCGAAAAACAGCTGGAGTTTGCCAAAAAGCTAGCGAGCGAGCAAAATTTACCGCTACCGCAAGGCATAGAGCAAGATTATAAAATTTGCTCGGCTTTTATCGATAGGCTTCAAAAGACTGCACTGCCAAGCAAAACAACAAACAATAAAGAAGCTATAAAGTGTCCTGAATGTGGCAATGGTATTTTAAGGCTCATAAAGGGGAAAAACGGAGACTTTTTTGGATGCTCTAATTACTCTCAAGGATGTAAATTCTCCGCAAATAGTATCAACGGCAAACCCGATTTTACCAAAAAAGATAAATCAAAAAATAGCAATCAAGCAACAAATAATCAAACGACTGATTATGAATGCCCTAGTTGTAAAAAAGGCAAACTTATACGCCATCCTAGCAAAAACGAACCAGGCAAATTTTGGTATGGTTGTAGCGAGTGGAAAAGCGGTTGTAAATTTATCTGCTTTGAAAGTGATGGGAAACCAAATTTAAGCTCTTATAGCTGACTGACAAGAAAAACAAAGACTAATAAATATAAAAAATACAAAAGAAGAGTGAGATAAAATGAACTTAGCACTATTAGCACTTGCTGGAACAGCCCTTGCAGGAACATATTTTGGCTTTAAGAAAAAAGACCCAAATATGAATATTTCAAGTTGTTTTTTCGATAAACTGGCAAGCCCCGTTTATAACCTTTTTAATGACTGG
Above is a window of Campylobacter sp. RM16187 DNA encoding:
- a CDS encoding type IA DNA topoisomerase translates to MQNTIIIIESPNKCEKIEKITGAKTYATKGHFKELSKDIVKDYQSYEPVFEFKFESKSRINAILNDCKGKDVIIATDPDREGYGIGYMVYEIIKNSAKSVKRAEFHEITESGIKKGLEKAVPFASSNLKEWDSFKARAVGDKLVGFIMSPEYINKLNDKNLSVGRVQTPALALIVKRELEIKEFLASDAAKQIDYKIKAKFKTADGVEFSGVNDNIFKSKDEANAKIAELNGQNLAKVYQIDVKQSQTKPHAPFRTSQLQEYANKRLGFSSDKTMSLAQKLFEKGLITYHRTDSNSLSVEFINEVEAKFKDQEWYEKREYKAGSQSQAEAHEAIRISHIHDYTSIEQIAKDESLTDDEKALYELIFLNSLQSQAKNAINENKIYDIDIKALSFKAKTTKCIYQGFKSAIKYTADDDESDEAEKIDLNLKQGDEIQIVGYELQEVRKQAPQHYKESNFISLLEKEGIGRPSTYATFLPILLKRDFIAIEKKGKSENIIATNKGINFIQNVKVNDDWITQSEFTKQMESVLDEISNGNVSYLDFIKPLHEKMGFKKLSSSEIKPPSEKQLEFAKKLASEQNLPLPQGIEQDYKICSAFIDRLQKTALPSKTTNNKEAIKCPECGNGILRLIKGKNGDFFGCSNYSQGCKFSANSINGKPDFTKKDKSKNSNQATNNQTTDYECPSCKKGKLIRHPSKNEPGKFWYGCSEWKSGCKFICFESDGKPNLSSYS